In the genome of Myxococcales bacterium, one region contains:
- a CDS encoding DUF861 domain-containing protein — MASNPNIIRFEPNGPADQPLVQIFDTTPDEVEAGTPIEMGHLYYESEDKSLVAGVWHCTAHTTKFGPYPVDEFMLVLEGSVNIVHQGGHEEIFRAGDAFIIPKGLPCSWKQTESMRKYYVIFEDPNNGMPDQPVAERAIRLSPTGPEGIGLKQLALQKSTNFEGDTPTQHDYSYFEDATDRLFSGTWTCSPMHRKQQRFGRFEMMCLLEGGMTLTDDAGMEHKFQAPDVLLVLPDAVNSWTSTQDVRKFYFIFEE, encoded by the coding sequence ATGGCGAGCAACCCCAACATCATCCGCTTCGAACCCAACGGCCCTGCCGACCAACCGCTGGTGCAGATCTTCGATACCACGCCGGACGAGGTCGAAGCAGGCACGCCGATCGAAATGGGGCACCTCTACTATGAATCGGAAGACAAGAGCTTGGTCGCAGGCGTGTGGCACTGCACGGCCCATACGACGAAGTTCGGCCCCTACCCTGTCGATGAATTCATGTTGGTCCTGGAGGGCTCGGTCAACATCGTCCACCAGGGTGGCCACGAAGAAATTTTTCGCGCTGGAGACGCATTCATCATCCCCAAGGGCCTTCCCTGCTCTTGGAAGCAGACCGAGTCCATGCGCAAGTACTACGTGATTTTCGAGGATCCGAATAACGGGATGCCGGACCAGCCCGTTGCTGAACGCGCAATCCGCCTCTCGCCCACTGGGCCTGAGGGCATCGGGCTCAAGCAGCTCGCTCTGCAGAAGTCGACCAACTTCGAAGGGGACACCCCCACGCAGCACGACTACAGCTACTTCGAAGATGCCACCGACCGACTCTTCAGTGGCACCTGGACCTGCTCGCCCATGCACCGCAAACAGCAGCGCTTCGGCCGCTTCGAGATGATGTGCCTGCTCGAAGGCGGCATGACCCTGACCGACGATGCGGGGATGGAGCACAAATTTCAGGCACCCGACGTCTTGTTGGTACTCCCGGACGCGGTGAACTCCTGGACCAGCACGCAGGACGTCCGCAAGTTCTACTTCATCTTCGAGGAATGA